One Mycobacterium sp. SMC-4 DNA window includes the following coding sequences:
- the dapA gene encoding 4-hydroxy-tetrahydrodipicolinate synthase: MSTSGFDVTARLGTLLTAMVTPFKPDGTLDLDTAARLATRLVDAGCDGLVISGTTGESPTTTDDEKIALLRRVVETVGDRARIVAGAGTYDTAHSVQLARRCADAGAHGLLVVTPYYSRPPQSGLVAHFSAVADATDLPVILYDIPPRSVVPITWETMRRLAEHPNIVGVKDAKADLPGAAAIMAETGLAYYSGDDALNLPWLAMGAVGFISVWGHVAASQLRDLLSAFNSGDLTTARKIAVTLNPLNAAQLRLGGVTLSKAGLRLQGFDAGDPRLPQMPADDEQLQALAADLRAASVLR; encoded by the coding sequence GTGAGTACCAGCGGATTCGACGTCACTGCCCGATTGGGCACCTTGTTGACCGCGATGGTTACTCCGTTCAAGCCGGACGGCACCCTTGATCTGGACACCGCGGCGCGACTGGCCACCCGGCTGGTGGACGCCGGTTGCGACGGGCTGGTGATCTCAGGCACCACCGGGGAGTCGCCGACCACCACCGACGACGAGAAGATCGCGCTGCTGCGCAGGGTGGTGGAAACCGTCGGCGACCGCGCCAGGATCGTCGCCGGAGCCGGTACCTACGACACCGCACACAGTGTGCAGCTGGCCAGGCGCTGTGCCGACGCCGGTGCGCACGGGCTGCTGGTGGTCACCCCCTACTACTCGCGGCCACCCCAGTCGGGCCTGGTGGCACACTTCAGCGCGGTCGCCGATGCCACCGACCTTCCGGTCATTCTCTACGACATTCCGCCCCGCTCGGTGGTACCGATCACCTGGGAGACCATGCGCCGGCTGGCCGAGCACCCCAACATCGTCGGGGTCAAAGACGCCAAAGCCGACCTGCCGGGCGCGGCTGCGATCATGGCCGAAACCGGGCTGGCTTACTACTCCGGTGACGACGCCCTGAACCTGCCCTGGCTCGCAATGGGCGCGGTCGGCTTCATCAGCGTCTGGGGCCACGTGGCCGCAAGTCAGTTGCGGGACCTGTTGAGCGCCTTCAACTCCGGAGACCTCACCACTGCGCGCAAGATCGCAGTGACGCTGAACCCGCTCAACGCGGCTCAATTGCGGCTCGGCGGGGTCACGTTGTCCAAGGCGGGCTTGCGACTGCAGGGCTTCGACGCCGGAGACCCGCGCCTACCGCAGATGCCGGCCGACGACGAACAACTGCAGGCGTTGGCCGCCGATCTGCGCGCCGCCTCGGTGCTGCGGTAG
- a CDS encoding DNA translocase FtsK, whose amino-acid sequence MASKTAARSAARPTRSRAGSSGKGRPGRPTRPAAPRRKTARRNQSVVAAAGSAVGRGIRAGWLMLARGAGGTARSVGRARDLEPGHRRDGLALALLGLAVVIAASSWYDAARPVGAWIDSSIRVVIGSAVVLVPILMAVIGIVLMRSEADPETRPRLVLGASMIGLPVLGLWHLWAGSPLEPSARQHAAGFLGFAIGGPLADGVTVWIAAPLLVMAAVFGLLLLTGTTVREVPAALRDLFTTRWHGDGSDEYDDYDEYDDDPEYDGPAEPDDFSDGYYDEDPRDAEAAWPSATQPTEPLTTATGSPMDNYPLEEDPAPISPAPAARSRKKARKEPELSLDRVVEGPYTLPSLELLIAGEPPKRRSAANEQMENAITSVLQQFKVDAAVTGCTRGPTVTRYEVELGPGVKVEKITALQRNIAYAVATESVRMLAPIPGKSAVGIEVPNTDREMVRLADVLTAPETRRDHHPLVIGLGKDIEGDFISANLAKMPHLLVAGSTGSGKSSFVNSMLVSLLARATPEEVRMILIDPKMVELTPYEGIPHLITPIITEPKKAAAALAWLVEEMEQRYQDMQASRVRHIDVFNEKVRSGEITAPLGSQREYKPYPYILAIVDELADLMMTAPRDVEDAIVRITQKARAAGIHLVLATQRPSVDVVTGLIKTNVPSRLAFATSSLTDSRVILDQPGAEKLIGMGDGLFLPMGAGKPIRLQGAFITDEEIQGVVNATKDQAEPEFVEGVTAVKAGERKDVDPDIGDDMDVFLQAVELVVSSQFGSTSMLQRKLRVGFAKAGRLMDLMETRGIVGPSEGSKAREVLVKPDDLAGTLALIRGGSDASGTSDDDPDF is encoded by the coding sequence ATGGCTAGTAAGACTGCGGCCCGCTCTGCTGCCCGTCCGACCAGGTCAAGGGCTGGTTCGTCGGGTAAAGGCCGGCCCGGTCGCCCAACGAGACCGGCAGCTCCGCGCCGCAAGACCGCGCGTCGCAATCAGTCGGTGGTCGCCGCCGCCGGCTCCGCAGTCGGGCGCGGGATCCGCGCCGGTTGGCTGATGCTGGCCCGCGGCGCCGGCGGTACGGCCCGGTCGGTCGGCCGGGCACGCGATCTGGAACCCGGTCACCGGCGCGACGGGTTGGCGCTCGCCTTGCTCGGGCTGGCCGTGGTGATCGCCGCGAGTTCGTGGTACGACGCTGCGCGTCCGGTCGGAGCGTGGATCGATTCGTCGATTCGCGTGGTGATCGGATCCGCGGTCGTGCTCGTGCCCATCCTGATGGCCGTCATCGGGATTGTGTTGATGCGTTCCGAAGCCGACCCCGAGACTCGACCGCGGCTGGTTCTGGGCGCGTCGATGATCGGGTTGCCGGTGCTGGGCCTGTGGCATCTGTGGGCCGGATCGCCACTGGAACCCTCGGCGCGCCAGCACGCGGCCGGCTTCCTCGGGTTCGCCATCGGCGGCCCACTGGCCGACGGCGTGACGGTGTGGATTGCAGCGCCGCTGCTGGTGATGGCTGCGGTGTTCGGGTTGTTGCTGCTGACCGGCACCACGGTCCGCGAAGTCCCCGCCGCCCTCCGCGACCTGTTCACCACCCGCTGGCACGGTGACGGCAGCGACGAGTACGACGACTACGACGAGTACGACGACGACCCCGAGTATGACGGTCCGGCCGAGCCCGACGACTTCTCCGACGGTTACTACGACGAAGACCCGCGCGACGCCGAGGCGGCCTGGCCCTCGGCCACCCAGCCGACCGAGCCGCTGACCACGGCCACGGGCTCGCCGATGGACAACTACCCGCTGGAGGAGGATCCGGCGCCGATCAGCCCGGCACCGGCGGCACGCAGCCGGAAGAAGGCGCGCAAGGAGCCCGAGCTCTCGCTGGACCGCGTCGTCGAAGGTCCCTACACCCTGCCGTCGCTGGAGCTGCTGATCGCCGGCGAGCCTCCCAAGCGGCGCAGTGCCGCCAACGAGCAGATGGAAAACGCCATCACCTCGGTGTTGCAGCAGTTCAAGGTCGACGCCGCCGTGACCGGCTGCACCCGCGGGCCGACGGTGACCCGCTACGAGGTTGAACTGGGCCCCGGGGTGAAGGTCGAGAAGATCACCGCGCTGCAGCGCAATATTGCCTATGCCGTGGCCACCGAGAGTGTGCGCATGCTCGCGCCGATTCCCGGAAAGTCGGCCGTGGGCATCGAGGTGCCCAACACCGACCGGGAGATGGTGCGTCTGGCCGACGTGCTCACCGCGCCGGAAACCCGCCGTGATCACCATCCGCTGGTCATCGGACTCGGCAAGGACATCGAGGGCGACTTCATCTCGGCCAACCTGGCCAAGATGCCGCACCTGCTGGTGGCGGGCTCCACCGGGTCGGGCAAGTCCAGCTTCGTCAACTCGATGCTGGTGTCGCTGCTGGCCCGGGCCACCCCCGAGGAGGTCAGGATGATCCTGATCGACCCCAAGATGGTGGAGCTGACCCCTTACGAGGGCATCCCGCACCTGATCACCCCCATCATCACCGAGCCGAAGAAGGCCGCTGCCGCGCTGGCCTGGCTGGTCGAGGAGATGGAGCAGCGCTACCAGGACATGCAGGCCTCGCGGGTGCGTCACATCGATGTGTTCAACGAAAAGGTTCGCAGCGGCGAAATCACCGCTCCGCTGGGCAGCCAGCGCGAGTACAAGCCCTATCCCTACATCCTGGCGATCGTCGACGAGCTCGCCGACCTGATGATGACCGCTCCGCGGGATGTCGAAGACGCGATCGTGCGCATCACCCAGAAAGCCCGTGCGGCGGGCATCCACCTGGTGCTGGCCACGCAGCGGCCATCGGTCGACGTGGTGACCGGTTTGATCAAAACCAACGTGCCCTCGCGGCTGGCGTTCGCGACGTCGTCGCTGACCGACAGCCGCGTCATCCTCGACCAGCCCGGTGCCGAGAAGCTGATCGGGATGGGCGACGGGTTGTTCCTGCCGATGGGCGCGGGCAAGCCGATCCGCCTGCAGGGTGCGTTCATCACCGACGAGGAGATCCAAGGGGTCGTCAACGCCACCAAGGACCAGGCCGAGCCCGAGTTCGTCGAGGGTGTCACCGCGGTCAAGGCCGGCGAGCGCAAGGACGTCGACCCCGACATCGGCGACGACATGGATGTCTTCCTGCAGGCCGTGGAGCTGGTGGTGTCCAGTCAGTTCGGTTCGACGTCGATGCTGCAGCGCAAGCTGCGCGTCGGGTTCGCCAAGGCCGGCCGACTGATGGACCTGATGGAGACCCGCGGGATCGTCGGGCCCTCAGAAGGATCGAAGGCGCGCGAGGTACTGGTCAAGCCCGACGATCTGGCCGGCACGCTGGCGCTGATCCGCGGTGGTAGCGATGCCTCCGGCACGTCAGACGACGATCCGGACTTCTGA
- the pgsA gene encoding CDP-diacylglycerol--glycerol-3-phosphate 3-phosphatidyltransferase, with product MPGQPHTDPVVPRARVANLANALTGVRFVLVPVFLLALFAGDGHETFWRVTAFVVFVTAVITDHLDGALARSYGMVTEFGTLADPLADKALIGAALIGLSVLGDLPWWVTVVILVRELGVTALRFVVLRRGVIPASRGGKLKTLVQAVAIGLFVLPLGGAWLTGAWVIMAIAVVLTVLTGVDYFVSAWRDARGRSAGH from the coding sequence GTGCCGGGCCAACCACATACCGATCCTGTGGTCCCGCGCGCTCGTGTCGCGAACCTGGCCAATGCGCTGACCGGTGTGCGGTTCGTGCTCGTCCCGGTATTCCTGTTGGCGTTGTTCGCCGGGGACGGTCATGAAACCTTCTGGCGGGTAACCGCATTCGTGGTGTTCGTCACGGCGGTGATCACCGACCACCTCGACGGCGCCTTGGCGCGCAGCTACGGCATGGTCACCGAGTTCGGCACCTTGGCCGATCCGCTGGCCGACAAGGCGCTCATCGGCGCAGCGCTGATCGGCCTCTCGGTGCTGGGGGACCTGCCCTGGTGGGTGACCGTGGTGATCCTGGTCCGCGAGCTCGGGGTGACCGCGCTGCGCTTCGTGGTGCTGCGGCGCGGGGTCATCCCGGCCAGCCGGGGCGGAAAGCTCAAGACCCTGGTTCAAGCCGTGGCGATCGGGCTGTTCGTCTTACCGCTGGGCGGAGCGTGGTTGACCGGTGCCTGGGTGATCATGGCGATCGCGGTGGTGCTGACGGTGCTCACCGGTGTGGACTACTTCGTCTCGGCGTGGCGGGATGCGCGTGGACGATCCGCTGGTCACTGA
- a CDS encoding ribonuclease J, producing MDAALTPPGPLDPAGLRVTALGGIGEIGRNMTVFEHLGRLLIVDCGVLFPTHDEPGVDLILPDLRHVDHRLDDVEAVIVTHAHEDHIGAIPFLLKMRPDIPIVGSKFTLALVAEKCREHRIKPVFVEVAERQSSTHGVFECEYFAVNHSIPGCLAVGIHTGAGTVLHTGDIKLDQLPLDGRPTDLPGMSRLGDAGVDLFLCDSTNSEIPGVGPSESEVGPALHRLIRGAQGRVIVACFASNVDRVQQIIDAAVALGRRVSFVGRSMVRNMGIARELGYLRVADDDVLDIGAAEMMPADRVVLITTGTQGEPMAALSRMSRGEHRSITLTDGDLIVLSSSLIPGNEEAVFGVIDALAKIGARVVTNQQARVHVSGHAYAGELLFLYNGVRPRNVMPVHGTWRMLRANAALAARTGVPEENIVLAENGVSVDLVGGRARVAGAVPVGKVFVDGLVTGDVGDATLGERLILSSGFVAVTVVVRRGTGTPAAPAHLYSRGFSEDPKALEPVARRVEAELENLASQNITDPARVAQAVRRTVGKWVGETYRRQPMIVPTVIEI from the coding sequence GTGGACGCCGCTCTGACACCACCGGGACCGCTGGATCCCGCGGGCCTACGGGTGACCGCGCTGGGCGGTATCGGTGAGATCGGCCGCAATATGACGGTCTTCGAGCACCTCGGCCGGCTGTTGATCGTCGACTGCGGTGTGCTTTTCCCCACCCATGACGAACCCGGTGTGGATCTGATCCTGCCCGACCTGCGCCACGTCGATCACCGCCTCGACGACGTCGAAGCGGTGATCGTGACCCATGCCCACGAAGACCACATCGGGGCCATTCCGTTCCTGCTGAAGATGCGGCCCGACATCCCGATCGTCGGCTCCAAGTTCACCCTTGCGCTGGTGGCCGAGAAGTGCCGCGAGCATCGCATCAAGCCGGTCTTCGTCGAGGTGGCCGAGCGCCAGAGCAGTACCCACGGCGTCTTCGAGTGCGAGTACTTCGCGGTCAACCACTCGATTCCGGGGTGTCTGGCGGTCGGGATCCACACCGGTGCCGGGACTGTGCTGCATACCGGTGACATCAAGCTCGACCAGCTCCCCCTCGACGGTAGGCCGACGGACCTGCCAGGCATGTCGCGGCTCGGCGATGCGGGGGTGGACCTGTTCCTGTGCGATTCGACCAATTCCGAGATCCCTGGAGTCGGGCCGTCGGAGAGCGAGGTCGGCCCGGCACTGCACCGCTTGATCCGTGGCGCACAAGGGCGGGTGATCGTGGCCTGTTTCGCCTCCAATGTCGACCGGGTGCAGCAGATCATCGACGCCGCGGTGGCCCTCGGGCGCCGGGTGTCCTTTGTCGGGCGATCGATGGTGCGCAACATGGGCATCGCTCGGGAACTCGGATACCTGCGGGTGGCCGACGATGATGTGCTCGACATCGGCGCTGCCGAGATGATGCCGGCCGACCGGGTCGTGCTGATCACCACCGGCACCCAAGGCGAACCGATGGCGGCCCTGTCGCGGATGTCGCGCGGGGAACATCGCAGCATCACCCTCACCGACGGGGACCTGATCGTCTTGTCGTCGTCGCTGATCCCCGGCAACGAGGAAGCCGTGTTCGGGGTGATCGACGCGCTGGCCAAGATCGGTGCCCGGGTAGTGACCAATCAACAAGCGCGGGTGCATGTTTCGGGTCACGCCTACGCGGGAGAGTTGCTGTTTCTGTACAACGGTGTTCGGCCACGCAACGTCATGCCGGTGCACGGCACCTGGCGAATGTTGCGCGCCAACGCGGCGCTGGCTGCGCGCACCGGCGTGCCCGAGGAGAACATCGTGCTCGCCGAGAACGGTGTCAGTGTCGACCTCGTCGGCGGCCGGGCCCGCGTCGCAGGTGCCGTGCCGGTGGGCAAGGTGTTCGTCGACGGGTTGGTCACCGGCGACGTCGGTGACGCGACGCTGGGTGAACGGCTGATCCTGTCCTCGGGTTTCGTCGCGGTGACGGTCGTCGTGCGGCGCGGCACCGGGACCCCGGCCGCGCCCGCACATCTGTACTCCCGCGGGTTCTCCGAGGACCCCAAGGCGCTGGAACCGGTTGCGCGAAGGGTGGAAGCGGAGCTGGAAAACCTTGCCAGCCAGAACATCACCGACCCGGCACGGGTCGCGCAGGCGGTTCGGCGCACCGTCGGCAAGTGGGTGGGGGAGACCTACCGGCGGCAGCCGATGATCGTGCCGACGGTCATCGAGATCTGA
- a CDS encoding mycofactocin-coupled SDR family oxidoreductase: MGELSGKVAFITGAARGQGRSHAVKLAAAGADIIALDLCAQIDSVPYPLATPDDLAQTVKLVEDTGARIVAHAADVRDRAAVKDVVRDGTAKLGDRLDIVIANAGIAPMAAADAWQDVLDVNLTGVYHTVDVAMKPMIKFGNGGAIVLTSSVAGLVGLGSPVGGSVGYAAAKHGIVGLMRVYANFLAPFSIRVNSVHPAGVNTPMIDNEFTRSWLSGMAHEQQAGPDMRNALPVEALEAEDIANAVFWLVSDAARYVTGVALPVDAGFVNKL; the protein is encoded by the coding sequence ATGGGTGAGCTCTCAGGCAAAGTTGCGTTCATCACCGGCGCGGCGCGCGGGCAGGGACGGTCGCACGCGGTGAAGCTCGCCGCGGCCGGCGCCGACATCATCGCGCTGGACCTGTGCGCCCAGATCGACTCGGTGCCCTACCCGCTGGCCACGCCCGATGATCTGGCCCAAACCGTCAAGCTGGTCGAGGACACCGGGGCGCGCATCGTCGCCCACGCCGCCGATGTCCGTGATCGCGCGGCCGTCAAAGACGTGGTGCGCGACGGCACGGCCAAACTCGGCGACCGTCTCGACATCGTGATCGCCAATGCCGGAATCGCGCCGATGGCTGCCGCCGACGCGTGGCAGGACGTGCTCGACGTCAACCTCACCGGCGTCTACCACACCGTCGACGTCGCGATGAAGCCGATGATCAAGTTCGGCAACGGCGGCGCGATCGTGCTGACCAGTTCGGTGGCGGGCCTGGTCGGACTGGGCTCTCCGGTCGGCGGATCGGTCGGCTACGCCGCCGCCAAGCACGGCATCGTCGGGCTGATGCGGGTCTACGCGAACTTCCTGGCGCCGTTCAGCATTCGGGTCAACTCGGTGCACCCGGCCGGCGTGAACACCCCGATGATCGACAACGAGTTCACCCGGTCGTGGCTGTCAGGGATGGCCCACGAACAGCAGGCAGGCCCGGACATGCGCAATGCGCTGCCGGTGGAGGCGCTGGAGGCCGAAGACATCGCCAACGCGGTGTTCTGGCTGGTCTCCGACGCCGCCCGCTACGTGACCGGCGTCGCGCTGCCCGTCGATGCGGGGTTCGTGAACAAGCTTTGA
- the thyX gene encoding FAD-dependent thymidylate synthase, which yields MAEIAPLRVQLIAKTEFFAPPEVPWSTDAEGGEALTEFAGRACYQSWDKPNPRTATNESYLRHIIDVGHFSVLEHGSASFYITGISRSCTHELIRHRHFSYSQLSQRYVPEHDAEVVAPPGIDGDPELTEIFTAAVDAGRAAYSELLHRLEAKFADEPNAVLRRKQARQAARAVLPNATETRIVVTGNFRAWRHFVAMRASEHADVEIRRLAIECLRRLVDVAPAVFSDFEITVLADGTEVATSPLATEV from the coding sequence GTGGCCGAGATCGCGCCGCTGCGGGTGCAGCTGATCGCCAAGACCGAGTTCTTCGCTCCGCCGGAGGTGCCGTGGAGCACCGACGCCGAGGGCGGCGAAGCGCTCACCGAGTTCGCCGGCCGCGCTTGCTACCAGAGCTGGGACAAGCCCAACCCCCGCACCGCAACCAACGAGTCCTACCTGCGTCACATCATCGACGTCGGCCACTTCTCGGTGCTCGAACATGGCTCAGCGTCCTTCTACATCACCGGCATCTCGCGTTCTTGCACGCACGAACTGATCCGTCACCGGCACTTCTCCTACTCGCAGCTGTCGCAACGGTACGTACCCGAGCACGACGCCGAGGTGGTCGCACCGCCCGGTATCGACGGCGATCCCGAGCTGACCGAGATCTTCACCGCTGCCGTTGATGCCGGGCGGGCCGCCTATAGCGAGTTGTTGCACCGGCTGGAGGCGAAGTTCGCCGATGAGCCCAACGCAGTGTTGCGTCGCAAGCAGGCCCGCCAGGCTGCCCGCGCGGTGCTGCCCAATGCCACCGAGACCCGCATCGTGGTCACCGGCAACTTTCGGGCTTGGCGGCACTTCGTCGCCATGCGCGCCAGCGAACACGCTGACGTCGAGATCCGTCGGTTGGCCATCGAGTGTCTGCGCCGCCTTGTCGACGTCGCACCCGCGGTGTTTTCCGACTTCGAGATCACCGTGCTGGCCGACGGCACCGAGGTGGCAACCAGTCCGCTGGCAACGGAGGTCTGA
- a CDS encoding response regulator transcription factor, with protein MAASAVVIAEDEPRISTFVKRGLETHGFSATVVADGPSAYTSARRGRADLLILDIGLPKMDGLTVLRRLRQEGNPIPVIMLSSRTNPADFSVSMASGADDCLGKPFRFDELLSRVRRHLAMARPREITELKYGDLRLDLRTRRAHVGEYVVDLSARECALAETFLRHPGQVLTREQLLRQVWGHSHEPGSNVVDVYVRYLRRKLGAHRFVTMRGLGYRLEAV; from the coding sequence ATGGCCGCATCCGCAGTGGTGATCGCCGAGGACGAGCCTCGAATCTCGACGTTCGTCAAGCGTGGCCTCGAAACGCACGGCTTCTCCGCGACCGTGGTCGCAGACGGTCCGTCGGCCTATACCTCGGCCCGGCGCGGCAGAGCCGATCTGCTGATCCTCGACATCGGTTTGCCGAAAATGGATGGTCTGACCGTGTTACGGCGGCTGCGCCAGGAGGGCAACCCGATCCCGGTGATCATGTTGTCCTCGCGCACCAACCCGGCCGACTTCAGCGTGAGCATGGCCAGCGGCGCCGACGACTGCCTCGGTAAACCGTTCCGCTTCGACGAGTTGTTGTCCCGGGTTCGCCGCCATCTGGCCATGGCTCGACCTCGCGAGATCACCGAGCTCAAGTACGGTGATCTCCGGCTGGACCTGCGCACCCGGCGTGCCCATGTGGGCGAGTACGTCGTCGACCTGTCGGCGCGCGAGTGTGCGCTGGCCGAGACGTTCCTGCGCCACCCGGGCCAGGTGCTGACCCGTGAGCAGCTGCTGCGTCAGGTGTGGGGGCACAGTCACGAGCCCGGATCCAACGTCGTCGACGTCTACGTGCGTTATCTGCGACGCAAACTCGGCGCACACCGGTTCGTCACCATGCGCGGTCTCGGTTACCGGCTCGAGGCGGTCTGA
- a CDS encoding putative quinol monooxygenase: MPVVVIATMKAKPESVDIVRNACTQAIESVHGEPGCQLYALHEADGTFVFVEQWADADALQAHSTAPAVATLFGTVGEHLDGAPDIKMLQPVAAGDPGKGQLRP, encoded by the coding sequence ATGCCCGTCGTCGTCATCGCCACCATGAAGGCCAAGCCCGAATCCGTCGACATCGTCCGCAACGCCTGCACGCAGGCCATCGAGTCGGTGCACGGTGAGCCCGGATGTCAGCTGTACGCGCTGCACGAGGCCGACGGCACCTTCGTTTTTGTCGAGCAGTGGGCCGACGCGGACGCCCTGCAGGCCCACAGCACCGCCCCGGCGGTCGCCACCCTGTTCGGAACCGTCGGTGAACACCTCGACGGCGCACCCGATATCAAGATGCTGCAGCCGGTGGCCGCAGGCGATCCCGGCAAGGGACAACTTCGGCCGTAG
- a CDS encoding amino-acid N-acetyltransferase, with protein MGVVVRRARTSDVPSIKALVDIYAGKILLEKNLVTLYESVQEFWVAEDGDEVIGCGALHVLWSDLGEVRTVAVHPKARGRGVGHAIVEQLLAVAKELHLRRIFVLTFEVDFFSRHGFAEIDGTPVTAEVYEEMCRSYDTGVAEFLDLSYVKPNILGNTRMLLTL; from the coding sequence ATCGGCGTCGTGGTGCGGCGCGCCCGCACCTCCGATGTCCCGTCCATCAAGGCGCTCGTCGACATCTACGCCGGCAAGATTCTGCTGGAGAAAAACCTGGTGACGCTGTACGAGTCGGTCCAGGAGTTCTGGGTCGCCGAGGATGGTGACGAGGTGATCGGTTGCGGCGCGCTGCACGTGCTGTGGTCTGACCTCGGTGAGGTGCGCACCGTCGCGGTGCACCCGAAGGCCCGCGGCCGCGGTGTGGGGCATGCGATCGTCGAACAGCTGCTGGCGGTGGCCAAGGAACTGCACCTGCGGCGCATCTTCGTGCTGACCTTCGAGGTGGACTTCTTCAGTCGCCACGGCTTCGCCGAGATCGACGGCACACCCGTCACCGCCGAGGTGTACGAGGAGATGTGCCGGTCCTACGACACCGGTGTCGCGGAGTTCCTCGACCTGTCCTACGTCAAGCCGAACATCCTGGGCAACACCCGGATGCTGCTGACGCTCTGA
- a CDS encoding SAM-dependent methyltransferase, protein MNAHRDATARTALGPMTLAAIEHNEPPDRRLVDDDLAESFLPTRSRLLVRLTRIGWLRRAVLSASERAAPGVAISVACRKRFIDERLSDPLNETDVVIVLGAGLDTRGCRIARHGDLPVYEVDQPEVVEHKAAVLRRVAGTIPSSIHLVGADLETDDLMAALESHGFRLGQRAFVIWEGVTQYLSDAAIRATLEALRGLAPGSRLIFSYVRQDFLDGTNRYGADALYRRFRQRSQLWQSGMVPEQVADLLAEYGWRLVEQVGPSYYRDTYIRPTGRPLAASAIEWTALAER, encoded by the coding sequence ATGAACGCACATCGAGACGCCACGGCCCGCACGGCGCTGGGCCCGATGACCCTCGCCGCGATCGAGCACAATGAGCCGCCGGACCGGCGCCTGGTCGATGACGACCTGGCGGAGTCGTTCCTTCCCACCCGATCCCGCCTGCTGGTGAGACTGACCCGAATCGGCTGGCTGCGCCGCGCCGTGCTGTCGGCCTCGGAACGCGCCGCGCCCGGAGTGGCGATCAGCGTCGCATGCCGTAAGCGGTTCATCGACGAACGGCTGTCGGACCCGCTCAACGAGACCGATGTGGTGATCGTCCTGGGTGCCGGCCTGGACACCCGCGGCTGCCGGATCGCCCGTCACGGGGACCTGCCGGTCTACGAGGTCGACCAGCCCGAGGTCGTCGAGCACAAGGCCGCGGTGCTGCGCCGGGTGGCCGGCACGATTCCGTCGTCGATCCACCTCGTCGGCGCGGACCTGGAGACCGACGACCTGATGGCAGCGCTGGAGTCGCACGGATTCCGACTCGGGCAGCGCGCCTTCGTCATCTGGGAGGGTGTCACCCAATACCTCAGCGATGCGGCGATCCGGGCCACCTTGGAGGCGCTGCGTGGGCTTGCGCCCGGCAGCCGGTTGATCTTCTCCTACGTTCGCCAGGATTTCCTCGACGGTACGAACCGCTACGGCGCGGACGCACTCTACCGCCGATTCCGCCAGCGCAGCCAGCTCTGGCAGTCCGGCATGGTTCCCGAGCAGGTCGCTGACCTGCTGGCCGAATACGGCTGGCGGCTCGTCGAGCAGGTGGGTCCCAGCTACTACCGCGACACCTATATCCGGCCCACCGGCCGCCCGCTGGCGGCATCGGCCATCGAATGGACGGCCCTGGCCGAGCGCTGA